The window AGCAAACATTGACAGGCACGTTCAATCTTTCTTTCTACAGGTTAAAAAGGACAGCAATGACTTCGAGGATTTATTCGAACCGTCAAGAAACAATCTAGGCCCACTCAATCACGATGAAATGTATGGTTTCGTCCCCGCACTCGTCTTCGGCGGAAAAGCAAGACTGGAGCGAATTAAAAAAGTAAAAACAATTGAACACTTGATTATGCTTTCACAACTTTCGGCACTGGTACCCTACAGCTTCTCCGACTTCTAAACACTAAAACGGACTTAATCAAATGGACGTCATCTTCAGCATCTTCCTCGAAACCTTCGGCGACCCCGTCGGCCACCAACCAGTACCGCCCTCTGCCCTCGATCATTACCAAGGCAAACTCCCCAATCGTCTCCTGGATTACTGGCAAGAGCACGGCTGGTGCGGCTACGGCGGTGGTCTGTTCTGGCTGGTAAACCCTCAGGATTACGAAGACGTAGTAGCGTATTGGCTGTCAGGCACGCACTTCGAAGCACGCGACACTTATCACCTCATCGCCCGTAGCGCTTTTGGCGACCTGTACCTGTGGGGTGAGAACACCGGCTCGGTGCTGACCATTGCGGCGTACCATTCCCGTTACCTCGATGGCGCCCACAGCTCAGGCGACGAAGAGCGGGACAACAAGATCCACGGCCTGCTCATGTGGCTGATGACCGAATGCATCTATTTCGACGACCTGTTCGAACCCGCCAGGGAACGGCTCGGCACGTTGGCCGCAGACGAAATGTATGGCTTTGTTCCTGCCTTGATGCTGGGAGGGTCAGACAGCCTCGAGCGGCTTGAAAAGCTCAAAGCAGTCGAGCATCTGGTACTGCTCGCCCAACTGAGCGAGCTTCAACCCTATGAGCTGGCTGACGAAGAAGATGAATAGGCCCTGACAAGTGCGTTCACCGGTGCACCGCATCAGGCTTGTCGACATCCAGCAGCACACCGGTATCCGGCACTTCTACCCTGACACAACTCGCCGGGTTGGCCTTGACCACCGAACGCGCCCCTTCATCGCCGGTCAGGCGCGCAAGCGCCGGCCAGAAATCGCGCCCGAACAGCACAGGGTGCCCTTGCTGCCCTTCATGGCAAGGCAACACGATGGTCGACGCGCTGGCCCTGGAAGCCAGCCGGGCAAGGGTTGCCTGCTCCAGCCAGGGCATGTCACCCAACAGAATCGCTACTGCCTGCGCCTCACTGTCGGCCAGCGAGGCGGCGCCGGCCGCCAGGCTATGGCCCATGCCCAATGCGAAGTCCGGGCTGGAGATGACCCGGCACCCCGCAGGCAGCCCCAGATCCACGCCCCGCTCCCCCTCGCGCAACACCACCCGCACATCGTCGAACACTGCACAGGCCCGCTCCACGCTGTGCACCAGCAAGCTGCGACCATCAACCAACAGCGCCCGACGCTTGTCAGCCCCGAAACGCACGCTGCTGCCAGCAGCCAATATCAGTGCAACCACACTCACAGCGCCACCCGCTCGATACCATTGCGCACGCGAAGGATATCGGCCAGCACCGCCAAAGCGATCTCGGCCGGGGTCTTGCTGCCCAGGTTGAGGCCGATCGGGGCGTGGATGCGGCCCAGTTCGACCTCGCCCAGGCCACCGATCCGCCGCAGGCGTTCGCGGCGCTTGTCGGAGGTCACCCGGGAGCCCATCACACCGATATAGAACGCCTCGGTGCGCACCGCTTCGAGCATGGCCAGGTCATCGATCTTCGGGTCGTGGGTCAGCGCCACCACCGCAGTGTCGGCATGGCAACCGCCATGGGCGATGAACTCCGATGGCAGCTCGCGACGCACCTCGATGCCATCCAGCCGCACGCCGTCGAGCACTTCGTCACGCGGCTCGCAGAGGATGACTTCAAAGCCCATGCCCTTGCCGAACTCGGCACAGAAATGCGCGACGCTGGAGTACCCGGCCAGCAGCAGGCGCTGGGCGGCCCCCACACGCAAGCGTACACAGGCACTTTCACGCTGCACACGCGGCCCCTGGCTGTGGTCATCGGCAAGCAGGCGCCTGCCCTCGGGCAGGCTCACTTCACGCAGCACACGGCGCTGGCCCTGCAATGCGCTTTCCAGCTCACGCAGGTGCGCCTGTACCTCGCATTCGGCCGGCAGGTTCTCCACCAGCACTTCCAGCACGCCGCCACACGGCAGGCGGATGCTCGAACGCGAGTCGCTGCCATCGCCATAACGCACGATGGCCACCGGCTCGGGAAACTCCCCCCGGCCCACGCGCTCGAGAAAGTCGTCCTCGACGCAACCACCGGACAGCGAACCCAGCCACTGCCCGCTGGTGTTCACCGCCAGCAGCGAACCCGGCGCACGGGGCGCCGAGCCGTAGGTGGCGAGTACCGTGCACAACCACACCCGCTGGCCGCCGCACGACCACTGCAACGCCTGGCGGACCACCTGTAGATCGAGATGCTGCACCCTTTACTCCGCCTTCAGCTCGGCGAGCTGCTGTACGCTCAGGTCACCGGGCAATCCACCCCAGGCCTGGCGCAGGTAGTTGACCATATCCGCCACCTGCTGGTCATCGAGCTTGTCGGCAAAGCCCGGCATCGGCTGCATGCGCTCGAAGCCGGTGAACTGCTGTTCACGAATGCCTTCGAGGACCACCTTGACCAGGTTGCGCGAGTCGGCCTGGCGTAGCACCGTGTTGCCGCGCATGGCCACGGCGATGTGCGGCTTGCCCTCGCCGTCCACCCCATGGCAGCCGGCGCAGACGTTCAGGTACTGCTGGCGGCCGCGCCTGGCGCTGTCGCTCATCTGCTCCAGTGCCACCGCCTGAATGGCCTTGGCCGACGGTGGCTGGTCGCCCAGCAGGTAGGTGGCCATGGCCGCCAGGTCGGCATCCTCCAGGTGCTGGGTGCTGTGGTGCACCACCGGGAACATTTCGTTGAACATGCTGCCCTGAGCACTGATGCCGTGCTTGAGGAAGGTGGTCAGGTCCGGCTGGGTCCAGCCGCGCTCGGCCAGGTCCTGGGCCAGCAGGCTCGGGGCCAGGTAGCCACCCAGCAGGCCGCCGCTCAGGCGCTGGTCTTGCTGCAACGCACCGATCGGGTTGCGCGGGGTATGGCACTCGCCGCAATGGCCCATGACTTCGACCATGTACTGCCCACGCTGCCAGGCCGGGCTTTTGCCCTCGGTCGGCTGCAACTGCACGCTTTTACCGTACAGCATGTTCCAGCCGCTCAGCCCCTGGCGCACGTTGAACGGAAAGCGCAACGCAGTCTGCGGTGCCGGGCGGTTGATTGGCGGCACGGTCATCAGGTAGGCGAGGATCGCGTCCGAATCTTCGCGCTTGATCAGGTGGTACGAGGTGTACGGCATCGCCGGGTAGAGGTTGGCGCCGTCCTTGCGCTTGCCCTCGGTTACCGCGGCGAAGAATTCGTCGGCGCTGTAGTTGCCGATGCCGTACTGCTTGTCCGGGGTGATGTTGCTGCCGTAAATGGTGCCGAACGGCGAATGGATCGGCAGGCCGCCAGCATACGGCGCACCGCCTTCAGCGGTGTGGCAGGCCATGCAGTCGGCCGCGCGGGCCAGGTATTCACCGCGCTTGACCTGCGCCTGGTCGGCTGCCTGGGCAAGCGAGGTAACGGCAAGCCCGAGAGCCAGCGCCATTGCGCTACGAACAAGACCCATGCTCAACCCTCCTTGACCAGGCCGAGGTCGTTGAGCACCGTACGGGTGGCGTCGTAGTAACGCACGTAGCCGGTGCAACGGCAGATGTGGTGGCCCAGGCTCGCCTCGATGCGATCCTCCACCTCGCTCTTCTTCAGCGGCTGGCGCTGGGCGGTTTCCACCAGCACCGTGGCGGCATTGACGAAGCCCGGCGCGCAGTAGCTGCACTGGAAGGCGAACAGGTCGACGAACTTCTGCTGGATCGGGTTCAGCGTGAGGTTGCCGGCCTCGTCCTGTTTGGCATGGCCCTCGATGGTGCGGACCTTCTTGCCCTCGAAGTAATGCGCGCCGGTAATGCAAGTACGCACCTCCTCGCTGGTGCCGTCGGGGTTGTCGACGATCACCACGCAGGCGTGGCAGATGCCCTGGCCGCAGCCCAGGCGCGAGCCGGTGAGGTTCTGGTGTTCGTGCAGGTAGTCGATCATCGCCAGGTCGTCGGGGACCTCGACCGGGCCGACCGGTTGACCATTGAGGGTCAGTTGCAGTGGACGGTTAGCCATTGAGGGCCTCCTTGATACGGGCTGGGGTGATGGGAAGATCGCGAACGCGCTTGCCGATGGCATGCGCGACAGCATTGCCGATGGCCCCCACGACCGGGATCATCACCACCTCGGCAATGCCCTTGGACGGGTCGGTCGGTGACAGCGGCGGTAGGATTTCACTGGTCTGCTGCCAGACCGCCACGTCGCGCGCATGCGGCAGGCGGTAGCGGTTGAAGTTCCAGTCGCCCTCCCCGGGCCCGCCCTCGTACAACGGCATTTCTTCGGTCAAGGCATGGCCGATGCCCATGGCGATACCGCCCTCGAGCTGGCCCTTGACCAGTTCCGGCACAAGCACCCGGCCGCACTCGACCCAGCTGTGATGGTTGAGTACCTGCACTTCGTGAGTGCCCTTGTTCACCTTGACTTCGACAATGGTCGCCACCGGGCTGTAGTAGGTGACCATGGCGTTGTTCAGCTGGGTGTCGGGGTAGGCGGCGTTCTGCCGGTCGAGCAGGTGGTAGCCGTGGCTGCTCATCTGCGCCTTCTTGGCGCTCACCGCGCCATCGCCGTATTTGACTGCCACCGCATCGAGCGGGAAGCGTTCGCGCACGCCATCGATGACGAAGTCGGCCTCGGCCCAGCTCCAGCGGTTGAAGCCGTGCACGCTGACGCCGGTGACCAGGCCCATTTCATGGGCCTTTTGGGCCAGCTGGGCGAACGGGATAGGTGACAGGCCGTTGCCGGTCAGCTCGCCGTTGACCCATACCGCATTCTCGCGGCGCACCACCAGCGGGTTGGCCTGGCCGCCGTACGGGCCCTGGCGCCAGATGGCCATGGCCGCCGGCCACAGACCGTGGTTGAACAGCACGCGTGCCGCTTCGCGGGTGGCATGGCTGAAGTAGAAGGCCGAGTTGGTCGCCGACGACGGCGAAGCAAGCTTGCCGACCCAGCGCGGGTTGCGCAGCGCGGCGTCCTGCTCGGGCTGGCTGATCAGGTACGGGTTGCCGCTGGTGGTCAGCTGCAGCTCCGGCCATTCGGTGACCGCGGTCTTCACCTCGTCGGCCGAGCGGCCGAGGAAATCGCTGACAACCAGGGCCTGGGAGGTGGACATGCCGGTACCCAGCTCGGTGCCGATGTGGCGCAGGCTGATGCGCCCGTCGCGGCTGAACTCGATGCTGGCCATGGGGGCTTCGGAGCCGGTGCCGAAGTCTTTCTGGCAGATGGCAAAGCCCACGCCATACCAGTGGTCCGGGTCCTTGGCATCCATCTGCTGCTTGCGCGTGTCGCGGTTGCGCCACCAGTCGTGCACGGCGGCCTTGTCGAGAATCTCGTACAGGCGCAGGGCGCCGGCCGGGACCGCGCCCTGGGTGTTCTTCATGCCCGACTTCAGCGCGTTGGCGCGGCGCAGGTCGATGGCATCGACGCCCAGGCGCCCGGCGATCTCATCCACCATCATTTCGGTGGCGGCCATGGTCTGCAGGGTGCCGTAGCCACGCATGGAGCCGGCCTCGACGCCACGGGAATGATAGGCAGTGACCGACAGATCATTCTGCGGCATGTAGTAGATCGACTGCGCCGCCGTGGCGCCGACCGCCGCCACCGAGGGGCTGTAGTTGATACGCCCGCCGCCGTCACAAGTCATGTCGGCGCGGAAGATCCTGAAGCTGTTGTCCTTCTTGTCCACCGCCAACTGGTAGCGGATATCGAAGGCATGGCGCTTGATACCGCTCTGAAACTGCTCGTAGCGGTCGTTGGCCAGGCGGATCGGCACACCGGCGCCATACAGCGCGGCCACGGCGGCGTAGAAGACGAAGATGTTGTTGTCTTTCGAGCCGTAGCCCACGGTATAGCCCGGGTGCATGTTCAGCGTGTTCAGGGCGAAGCGCGACGGCTTGATCATGTGCACGCATTCCTGCGCCACTTCGAACGGGCACTGGGTCGCCACCACAAAGTGCAGCGTGCCGCTGGCCGGGTCGTACCAGCCGTTGCCGTTGTCCGGCTCCAGGGCGGCCGGCTCGATGGACGGCGTCTTGTAGCGCTCGTCGAACACCAGCCAGTCCTCGGGCGGGTTGTCCAGCTGCTCGGCCATGCGCTTGGCGTAGAACAGGCCCTGCTCGGTCAGGTCGCCATGCTGGTTGGGCTGCTTCGACCACACCGGCTTGCGGTTGAGGATGGTAGGGAACAGCATGGAATTCTTCAGGCTGGAGAATTCATCGTCGTCGAACGGTGTGGCACCGCCCACGCGCACGAAGCGGAAGCTGCCGTAGGGGTCGCGCTGGTACAGCGGCGCCTGGGCGCCATAGCGGATCGCCTGGTCATTGAACTGCAGCTTGCGCTTGGCCTGACGGAAGCGCTCGAAGTCGTGCCAGATCAGGATCGCCACCGGGTGGCCGATGAACATAGGCACCTTGCCGGGCGGCAGCAGCGGGTCGGGCGAGTGGGCCTCGGGCCAGGCGATGCCGTCCTTTTCCAGGTCGGCAGCGGTGACGATGCGGTCCGGCTGCAGGTCGGCGCCAAGCAGGCTGAGGTCATGGCCGGCATAGATACGATCGGCCTTGGTCGCCTTGAGCAGCAGCGCATGGCCCTGCTGTGCGGGCCAGCCGGGCATGTCCTTGGCACGGATGTCGCGAGCGAACACCTTGTCGCCGCACACCTTGGACAAGGCATCGTTACGGAAACGTGCCTTGCCATCATGGTTCATCCACTTCTGCGGCGAGGTGGTGACGCGTTCCTCCATCAGCGCGGCGAATGCCTGGCTGCCAAGCGGCGCCATGGTCACGCCGACACCAGCGATCAGGCCGCCTTGCAGGAAGGCGCGCCGGGAAATATCACGGTTGGACATGCTTGATCCTCTGGGCAGCAGGGGGTCTGCCCTTTTTTTGATTCTGGTACTAGCCTGAAAAGCTGACCTGTACGTCAACTTTACAGCAATTGTGTTGGCGCAGGCAAAGTCAAGCCGACAATATGTCGCGACATGTCTGGGATCTGGGGCGGAATTTGCTCTGGGGCTGGTAGGCGTTCGTCTTAGGATCTTCGGCGCTTGGGAGACCGAGCGCCGCCCGCGCGGCGCTCGATCTCCCAGGCGCAGACAATCCCACGGCAAACACCTGCAAGCCCTGATGCGCCCCCCCTGACCAAAAACCAGAGTTAACCTTGGGTTAATCGACCCAAGCCAGCATGACCCCTTTCAACGTATTGCCAAGGCGAAGACATGCGCGTCCTCCTGCTCTTCCTGACACTACTGCTGGCCGGCCCATTGCAGGCCAACCCGTTCGATGTCAAACCGGACTTCCTGCCGGTCAACCAGGCCTTCGTGCTTACCCACGACCGCCAGGCCGACGGCCAGATGCGCCTGTTCTTCCAGATCCAGCCTGGCTACTACCTGTATCAGAAACGGCTGAAGTTCGACGGCCTGCCTGCCGAACAGCACCCGCAACTGCCGGCCGCTCTCAACCACCACGACGAGTTCTTCGGCGACAGTGCGGTGTACCGCGACCAGCTCGAACTGCTGCTCCCGGCCGATGCCCAGGGCCAGCTGCGCCTGGGCTGGCAGGGCTGTGCCGACGCCGGCCTGTGCTACCCCCCGCAAACCACGTTGGTCGACCTGGGTGGCAGTGTGGCGCCGGCGGTCGAACAAGCCAGTGACCAGGCCCTGGCCAGCGACCTGCAAAAAGGCCACCTGGCCTGGAGCCTGCTCGCGTTCTTCGGCCTGGGCCTGTTGCTGGCCTTTACCCCCTGCTCGCTGCCGATGCTGCCGATCCTCGCCGGGCTGGTGCTGGGCAATGGCGCCAGCGCCCGGCGCGGCTGGATACTGGCCGGGGTCTATGTACTGAGCATGGCCCTGGTGTATGCC of the Pseudomonas asiatica genome contains:
- a CDS encoding cytochrome c produces the protein MGLVRSAMALALGLAVTSLAQAADQAQVKRGEYLARAADCMACHTAEGGAPYAGGLPIHSPFGTIYGSNITPDKQYGIGNYSADEFFAAVTEGKRKDGANLYPAMPYTSYHLIKREDSDAILAYLMTVPPINRPAPQTALRFPFNVRQGLSGWNMLYGKSVQLQPTEGKSPAWQRGQYMVEVMGHCGECHTPRNPIGALQQDQRLSGGLLGGYLAPSLLAQDLAERGWTQPDLTTFLKHGISAQGSMFNEMFPVVHHSTQHLEDADLAAMATYLLGDQPPSAKAIQAVALEQMSDSARRGRQQYLNVCAGCHGVDGEGKPHIAVAMRGNTVLRQADSRNLVKVVLEGIREQQFTGFERMQPMPGFADKLDDQQVADMVNYLRQAWGGLPGDLSVQQLAELKAE
- a CDS encoding (2Fe-2S)-binding protein → MANRPLQLTLNGQPVGPVEVPDDLAMIDYLHEHQNLTGSRLGCGQGICHACVVIVDNPDGTSEEVRTCITGAHYFEGKKVRTIEGHAKQDEAGNLTLNPIQQKFVDLFAFQCSYCAPGFVNAATVLVETAQRQPLKKSEVEDRIEASLGHHICRCTGYVRYYDATRTVLNDLGLVKEG
- a CDS encoding GAD-like domain-containing protein, translated to MDVIFSIFLETFGDPVGHQPVPPSALDHYQGKLPNRLLDYWQEHGWCGYGGGLFWLVNPQDYEDVVAYWLSGTHFEARDTYHLIARSAFGDLYLWGENTGSVLTIAAYHSRYLDGAHSSGDEERDNKIHGLLMWLMTECIYFDDLFEPARERLGTLAADEMYGFVPALMLGGSDSLERLEKLKAVEHLVLLAQLSELQPYELADEEDE
- a CDS encoding xanthine dehydrogenase family protein molybdopterin-binding subunit, producing MSNRDISRRAFLQGGLIAGVGVTMAPLGSQAFAALMEERVTTSPQKWMNHDGKARFRNDALSKVCGDKVFARDIRAKDMPGWPAQQGHALLLKATKADRIYAGHDLSLLGADLQPDRIVTAADLEKDGIAWPEAHSPDPLLPPGKVPMFIGHPVAILIWHDFERFRQAKRKLQFNDQAIRYGAQAPLYQRDPYGSFRFVRVGGATPFDDDEFSSLKNSMLFPTILNRKPVWSKQPNQHGDLTEQGLFYAKRMAEQLDNPPEDWLVFDERYKTPSIEPAALEPDNGNGWYDPASGTLHFVVATQCPFEVAQECVHMIKPSRFALNTLNMHPGYTVGYGSKDNNIFVFYAAVAALYGAGVPIRLANDRYEQFQSGIKRHAFDIRYQLAVDKKDNSFRIFRADMTCDGGGRINYSPSVAAVGATAAQSIYYMPQNDLSVTAYHSRGVEAGSMRGYGTLQTMAATEMMVDEIAGRLGVDAIDLRRANALKSGMKNTQGAVPAGALRLYEILDKAAVHDWWRNRDTRKQQMDAKDPDHWYGVGFAICQKDFGTGSEAPMASIEFSRDGRISLRHIGTELGTGMSTSQALVVSDFLGRSADEVKTAVTEWPELQLTTSGNPYLISQPEQDAALRNPRWVGKLASPSSATNSAFYFSHATREAARVLFNHGLWPAAMAIWRQGPYGGQANPLVVRRENAVWVNGELTGNGLSPIPFAQLAQKAHEMGLVTGVSVHGFNRWSWAEADFVIDGVRERFPLDAVAVKYGDGAVSAKKAQMSSHGYHLLDRQNAAYPDTQLNNAMVTYYSPVATIVEVKVNKGTHEVQVLNHHSWVECGRVLVPELVKGQLEGGIAMGIGHALTEEMPLYEGGPGEGDWNFNRYRLPHARDVAVWQQTSEILPPLSPTDPSKGIAEVVMIPVVGAIGNAVAHAIGKRVRDLPITPARIKEALNG
- a CDS encoding XdhC family protein codes for the protein MQHLDLQVVRQALQWSCGGQRVWLCTVLATYGSAPRAPGSLLAVNTSGQWLGSLSGGCVEDDFLERVGRGEFPEPVAIVRYGDGSDSRSSIRLPCGGVLEVLVENLPAECEVQAHLRELESALQGQRRVLREVSLPEGRRLLADDHSQGPRVQRESACVRLRVGAAQRLLLAGYSSVAHFCAEFGKGMGFEVILCEPRDEVLDGVRLDGIEVRRELPSEFIAHGGCHADTAVVALTHDPKIDDLAMLEAVRTEAFYIGVMGSRVTSDKRRERLRRIGGLGEVELGRIHAPIGLNLGSKTPAEIALAVLADILRVRNGIERVAL
- a CDS encoding nucleotidyltransferase family protein yields the protein MSVVALILAAGSSVRFGADKRRALLVDGRSLLVHSVERACAVFDDVRVVLREGERGVDLGLPAGCRVISSPDFALGMGHSLAAGAASLADSEAQAVAILLGDMPWLEQATLARLASRASASTIVLPCHEGQQGHPVLFGRDFWPALARLTGDEGARSVVKANPASCVRVEVPDTGVLLDVDKPDAVHR